The genomic DNA CGTCGGTGTCAGTGGGGTTTGGTAAGAATGCTGGTGTGAGCAGCGAGAACGGGCAGGGGGGCGGCGGTGGCGAAGAGGCGCCGCCGGAGCAGCTTGCGTTGATCCGTGAGGCCGTGCGGAAGGCCAAGGTGCCCAAGGCCAAGCCGCGGACGTGGCGGGGAGCCGCGCTGGCCAAGGAGTTGCCCGTCGCGCGTGTGCTGGTCGACAAGGGCGTACTTCATCTTGATCGGTACTTCGACTATGCCGTGCCCGAGGAACTGGCTGCCGTCGCTCAGCCGGGAGTGCGCGTCCGTGTGCGGTTCGGAGCCGGCGGGCGCACCGTGCGGGACGGCAGGCGGGAGGGCGGCTCACTGATCGACGGCTTCCTCGTCGAGCGGGTCGCCGAGTCCGACTACGGCGGGCCGCTGGCCGCGCTCGCGCAGGTCGTGTCCCCCGAGCCCGTGCTCGGCCCTGAGCTGCTCGGGCTCGCCCGGGCCGTCGCCGACCGGTACGCCGGGAGCCTCGCCGATGTGCTCCAGCTGGCCGTTCCGCCCAGGCACGGGCGGGCCGAGGCCGGCAAGACGGCCGAGCCGCTGCCGGCTCCTCCCGCGCCCGAACCCGGCTCCTGGCGGCGGTACGCGCGCGGGGCGGAGTTTGTGAAGTCCCTCGCCGCCGGGGGTTCGCCCCGGGCCGTGTGGACCGCGTTGCCGGGGCCCGACTGGGCCGAGGAGATCGCCCGGGCCGTGCAGGCCACGCTCGCCTCGGGGCGCGGCGCGCTCGTCGTCGTGCCGGCCGGACGGCCCGCCGCGCGCGTCGACGCGGCGCTCCGCGCGCTGATGGGTGAGGGGCGGCATGCACTGCTGACCGCCGACGCGGGGCAGGAGCGGCGCTACCGGGAGTGGCTGGCCGTGCGGCGGGGGGCCGTGCAGGCGGTGGTCGGGACGCGGGCCGCGATGTTCGCGCCCGTGCGGAATCTCGGGCTCGTTGTCGTGTGGGACGACGGGGATGCTTCCCACAGCGACGACAACGCGCCGTTTCCCCATGTGCGGGAGGTGCTGGAGCTTCGGGCGACCCGGGACAAGTGCGGGTTTCTGCTGGGGAGCTGGAGCTGCACGGTGGAGGCCGCGCAGCTTGTCGAGAGCGGGTGGGCGGCACCGCTCGTGGCCGAGCGGGAACAGGTACGGGCGGCTGCTCCTCTCGTGCGCACCGTGGGGGACGGGGATCTCGCGCGGGACGAGGCGGCCCGGGCCGCGCGGCTGCCGACCCTCGCCTGGCAGGCCGTGCGGGAGGGGCTGCGCCACGGACCCGTGCTGGTGCAGGTGCCCCGGCGGGGTTACGTGCCCCGGATGGCCTGCGCGCAGTGCCGGGCGCCCGCGCGGTGCCGGCACTGCGCGGGGCCGCTGGAGGCGCACGACGCCGGGGCGCTGCGGTGCGGTTGGTGCGGACGGGAGGACGCGGCTTGGCACTGTCCGGAGTGCGGTGGGTTCCGGTTGCGGGCGCAGGTCGTGGGGGCGCGGCGGACCGCCGAGGAGCTGGGTCGTGCGTTCCCGGCCGTGCCGGTGCGCACCTCCGGGCGTGAGCAGGTGCTCGACACCGTCTCGGGGGCGCCCGCGCTCGTGGTGAGTACGCCGGGGGCCGAGCCGGTCGCCGAGGGCGGGTACGCGGCTGCCCTGCTCCTCGACGGGTGGGCCATGCTCGGCCGGCCGGATCTGCGGGCCGGGGAGGAGGCGCTGCGGAGGTGGATCGGGGCGGCCGCGCTCGTCCGGGGGCAGGCGGCCGGCGGGACCGTGGTCGTGGTCGCCGAGCCGACGTTGCGGCCTGTGCAGGCGCTGGTGCGCTGGGATCCCGTCGGACACGCGGTGCGCGAACTCGCCGAGCGGGCCGAGCTGGGGTTTCCACCGGTGTCGCGGATGGCCGCCGTGTCGGGGACGGCCGAGGCGGTCGCGGGGTTTCTGAGCGGGGTCGAACTACCCTCGGACGCCGAGGTGTTGGGGCCGGTGCCGTTGCCGGTCACGGAGGCCGGACGGCCTCGGCGCGTGGGCGGGCCGCCGCCGGGGGAGCGGTGGGAGCGAGCGCTCGTCCGGGTGCCGCCGGGGAGCGGGGCCGCGCTGGCCGGCGCGTTGAAGACCGCGCAGGCGGCTCGGATGGCGCGTGGGGGCGGGGGGAACGGGAGCGAGGCCCCGGTGCGGATTCGGATCGATCCGCCGGACATCGGGTGACGTGAGTGACTCGGGTTGCTCGCCGTGGCTCGGGTGGCTCGGGCGTGGGGGGACGTACGTGCGGCGGTGCGGTGGTGCGAGCGTGTGCCCGGGCGGGTCCCGGCATACGGCTGCCTCCCGGTCGTACACCGGGAGGCAGACAAGGGGAGGGGGCCGTCGGGTGTCGGCCGTCGTGCGTTCCGCGTGTGCTGGTCAGCCGTTGCGCGGGCCCGGGAAGGCCGTCGGCCTGGCCTCGTCGCGGAGCGTGGGGCTGCCCGCCGTCGGCTGGGTCGGCATGGAGCGGGCCGCGGGGACCGTCGGCACCGTGGGGATGCCGGTGTTGACGCTCACCGTACGAGCGGCCGTCGGCTCGGTCGCGCGCTCGGCGTCCGCGGCTGCCTGGGCGGCGGCGCGCCGCGCGCCGTAACGGCGGTGCACCGCCTGCTTGGTGACTCCGAGCGCGGAGCCCACCGCGTCCCACGAGAAGCCCAGGGAGCGGTCGAAGTCCACGGCGGCCGTGACCAGGGTCTCGACACTGTCGCGCAGTTCCTGGGCGAGGCGGACGGTCGGAGCGGGAGCGCGTCCGTAGACGACGAAGCCCGTGGACGGGCCGGAGCGGCGTGGGCGGTAGACGTTGCCCAACTGGGCGGTGAGCGTGCGCAGTGCGTCCACCTGCCGGCGGACCCGCTCGATGTCCCGCACCAGCAAGTGCAGGCTGGCCCGAGCCTGGGCGTCGTGGGTTGCGTGGTCGGCCATGAACAAGCCTCTCGAACCGGCGTTGAAAAGGATCGGGCCGCGATTGCGGCCCGTTGTGGTCAACTCTCTCTTGACCAACGCGCTTCGGGGATTGTGGTCACGGTGCGGGGGCGTATGAGCATGTACACAGGGCGCGCGCACGCCCGTACGCCCCGGCCCCGATGACTCGCCGGGGTATCTCCAAAGAGGCGTCAGGGGAGTTGTCAGGGACGGCGTCGAGGGGCGTACGGCTCCGTTCCACAGCCATACGCCCCCTCAAACTCCTGCTCCCATAGACTGGTGCGCTGCCCCGCACGGCTTTGCGCAGCCGGATCGCGCGGGGCTGACAGAACTCCCGCCCGAGAGGCCGACATCCACCCATGAAGCTCGTCTTTGCAGGTACTCCCGAGGTCGCCGTTCCCGCCCTGGACGCTCTGATCGCCTCCGGGCGGCATGAGGTGGCCGCCGTCGTGACGCGGCCCGACGCCCCGGCCGGGCGGGGACGGCGGCTGGTCGCGAGTCCCGTTGCCCAGCGGGCGGAGGAGGCCGGGATCGAGGTGCTCAAGCCGGTCAAGCCGCGGGACGAGGAGTTCCTGGCGCGGCTGCGGGAGATCGCGCCGGACTGCTGTCCCGTCGTCGCCTACGGCGCGCTGCTGCCGCGGGTCGCCCTCGACATTCCGGCGCACGGCTGGGTCAATCTGCACTTCTCGCTGCTGCCCGCCTGGCGCGGTGCCGCTCCCGTGCAGCACTCCATCATGGCCGGGGACGAGATCACCGGAGCGTCCACCTTCCTCATCGAGGAGGGACTCGACTCCGGGCCCGTCTTCGGCACCGTCACCGAGGAGATCCGGCCCACCGACACCAGCGGCGACCTGCTCACACGGCTCGCCTTCGCCGGTTCCGGGCTGCTCGTCGCGACCATGGACGGTGTCGAGGAGGGCAAGCTGAAGGCCGTGCCGCAGCCCGCCGACGGCATCACTCTCGCGCCGAAGATCACCGTCGAGAACGCGCACGTCGACTGGTCTACGCCGGCGCTGCGGGTCGACCGGGTGGTGCGCGGGTGCACGCCCGCGCCCGGTGCCTGGACCGTGTTCCGCGGCGAGCGGCTCAAGCTCATCCAGGTCGTCCCGGTGCCCGAGCGGACCGATCTCGCCCCGGGCGCGCTGTCCGTCGGCAAGAACAACGTGTACGTCGGCACCGGTTCGTACGCCGTCGAGCTGCTGTGGGTGCAGGCCCAGGGCAAGAAGCCGATGCGGGCCGCCGACTGGGCACGCGGCGTACGCATCACGGACGGCGAGCCCCTCGGCGCGTGACCCGCGCTCCCGCGCCGCGGGGGCGCGGCCGCTGGGCTACGACGCGCGTCCGACGGGGGCACCGGGCGCCGGCTACCGGCTACCGGTCACCGGGGCGCCGGCTACGAGGGCGCCCGTCCTTGGCCACCGGGGCATCGGGCACGGGCTGTGGGGGCACCTGTCCCTGGCCGCCGGGGCATCGGCCACCGGCTGCGGGGGCCTCTGCCCCCGGCCGCGAGCGACCGGGGCACCGGCTGTGGGGGCGCCTGTCCCTGGCCACCGGGGCATCGGCCACCGGCCACGGGCCACCAGGAAGCGGCTCCCGTCCGGTGGGGCAGCCGCGGTATGCCCAGCCGTCCCTTGCGGGACCGGTAGCGCGTGGCTCCGCCAGGCGGCCCCGTCGACGCACGCCCCGCCTCGGGTCGGCCCCCGAGCCAATGGCACCGCCGAGCCGGGCCGTGTGCCCGCGGAGGTGTGATCGCCGAGTTGGGTGGCGCGGCTTACGGACGTACGACCGCTGAGCCGGGTCGTGTGCCGGTGGGGGTGTGATCGCCGAGTTGGGCGGCGCGCTCACGGACGTATGACCGCTGAGCCGGGTCGTGTGCCCGCGGATGTAGGCCGCCGAGCCCGGGTCGTGTGCCTGCGAAGACGTGACCGCCGAGCTGGGCGGCGCGCTCACGGACGTATGGCGTGTGCCTGCGCAGACGTGACCGTCCAGCTGGGCCCCGTGGCTCACGGACGTGTGACCGTCCAGGTGGGCCCCGCGTCCGCGGACGGATCGTCGCCCGGGGCGGCTGCGCCCCGTAGCCCCCACGACGTAGGCTGAAAGGCGCACTTCTCCCCAGATCCGGAGCACCTTTTTCGTGAGCGAGCAGTCCCGTCAGCCCCGTAAGCCGGGCAAGCCCCACCGTCGTCCCCAGAAGGACCCCGTCCGCTTCCTCGCCTTCGAGGCGCTGAGGGCGGTGGACGAGCGGGACGCGTACGCGAACCTCGTCCTGCCGCCGCTGCTGCGGAAGGCGCGCCAGAAGGGCGACTTCGACGGGCGGGACGCGGCGCTCGCGACCGAGCTGGTGTACGGGACGCTGCGCCGGCAGGGGACGTACGACGCGGTGATCGCGGCCTGTGTCGACCGGCCGCTGCGCGAGGTCGATCCGCCGGTGCTCGATGTACTGAGCCTCGGTGTGCATCAGCTGCTCGGCACCCGGATTCCCACCCACGCCGCGGTGTCCGCCTCCGTCGAGCTCGCCCGCGTGGTGCTCGGCGACGGGCGCGCCAAGTTCGTCAACGCCGTACTGCGCAAGGTCGCCCAGCACGACCTCGACGGCTGGCTGGAGCAGATCGCGCCGCCGTACGACGACGACGCCGAGGACCATCTCGCCGTCGTGCACTCGCATCCGCGGTGGGTCGTCTCCGCGCTGTGGGACGCGCTGGGCGGCGGGCGCGCCGGGATCGAGGACCTGCTGGAGGCCGACAACGAGCGGCCCGAGGTGACCCTCGTCGCCCGCCCGGGGCGCTCCACCGCCGGTGAACTCCTCGGCGTACTCGGCGAGGAGTCCGCGCTGCCGGGCCGCTGGTCGCCCTACGCCGTCCGCCTCACGGAGGGCGGCGAGCCCGGTGCCATCGACGCCGTGCGGGAAGGCCGTGCCGGCGTACAGGACGAGGGCAGCCAACTCGTCGCGCTGGCGCTCGCCAACGCCCCCCTCGACGGGCCCGACCAGGCCTGGCTGGACGGCTGCGCCGGGCCCGGCGGCAAGGCGGCCATGCTCGCCGGTCTCGCCGCCGAGCGCGGTGCCGTGCTGCTCGCCTCCGAGAAGCAGCCGCACCGGGCCGGGCTGGTGGCGAAGGCCCTCGCCGGGAACCCGGGGCCGTATCAGGTGATCGCGGCCGACGGCATCCGTCCGCCGTGGCGGCCCGGCACCTTCGACCGGGTGCTGATGGACGTGCCCTGCACGGGGCTCGGCGCCCTGCGCCGTCGGCCCGAGGCCCGCTGGCGGCGGCGGCCCGAGGACCTGGACGGCTTCGCGCCGCTGCAGCGCGGCCTGCTGCGCACCGCCCTCGACTCCGTGCGGGTCGGCGGTGTCGTCGGCTATGCCACCTGCTCGCCGCACCTCGCCGAGACCCGCGCGGTCGTCGACGACGTCCTCAAGCACCACACGGTCGCGGCCGAGCTGATCGACGCCCGCCCGCTGCTGCCGGGCGTACCGGCGCTGGGCGAGGGCCCCGACGTACAGCTCTGGCCGCACCTGCACGGCACCGACGCCATGTATCTGGCGCTCATCCGCCGGACTGCCTGACCTCCGCGTCGGGCGCCGCCACGGTGGCGGCGGCGCCGGCGTCGCCGCCGTCCTCGTGCGACAACCGGTGCGGCCACCACACCTTGGGGCCCCCGTCCAGGAACAGCGCCGTGACCAGCACCGACCGCACGACGAACGTGTCCAGGAGCACGCCCAGCGCCACCGCGAAGCCGATCTCCGCGAAGGCGACCATCGGGAGTGTGCCGAGAGCGGCGAACGTGCCGGCCAGCACCAGCCCCGCCGAGGTGATCACCGCGCCGGTCGCGGCGAGGCCCGTCACGACGCCGGGCCGGGTGCCCCGGCGGGCCGCCTCCTCGCGGATGCGGGTGGTCAGGAAGATGTTGTAGTCGATGCCGAGGGCCACCAGGAACACGAAGACGAACAGCGGGAAGTCCGTCTGCTCGCCGGCGTAGTCGAAGAGGTGCCGGAAGGCGAGCGCGCTCGCGCCCAGCGCCGCCGCGAAGGACAGCACGACCGTCCCGATCAGCAGCAGCGGTGCCACCAGGGCACGCAGCAGCAACCCCAGGATCAGCAGGACGACCACCAGGACCGCCGGGATGACCACCAGGTTGTCGTGCGTCGTCGCCGCGTCCATGTCGAGCAGCGCCGCGCTGCCGCCGCCCACCCGCGCCCGGGCGTCGGGCACGGCGTGCACGGCGTCGCGCACCCGCTCCACGGTCCGTTTCGCGGCGTCGCTGTCGGACGGGTCGGTGAGGGTCGCCTCGAACAGCACCTTGCCCCCGGACGACGGTTTCGTCCCCGGCGGCACGGTGACGCTGTCCGCCACCACGCCCTTCGTCCCCGCGACCGCCTTCCGTACCTGGTCGCCCCGCGCCTGATCCGCGACGACGACCAGCGGATCGCCGGTGCCCGCCGGGAAGTACCGCGCCGACACCTCCTGGCCGACGATGGAGTCGGGCCTGCCGGTGAAGGCGTCCGCGTTGCCGATGCCGCTCGCGCGGAGCTGGAGCAGGCCCAGGGAGAGCGCCGCGAGGACGAGCGCCGTGCCGCTCCACACGAGGCGCGGACGGTGGGCGATACGGCGGCCCATGCGCGCCCACAGGCCCCGTTCCGTGGGGTCGGCCGCGCCGAAGTGCGGGATCGCGGGCCAGAAGATCCAGCGGCCGAAGACCAACAGCAGGGCGGGGAAGAGCGTCAGCATCGCCAGCAGCGCGATCGCCACCCCGATGGCGGCCACCGGACCCAGGCCGCGCGTCGAGTTCATCTCGGCGGCGAGCAGCACCAGCATGCTCAGGACGACGGTCGCGCCGGAAGCGAGCACGGCCGGGCCCGCCCGGTTCAGGGCGAGTGCCATCGCCTCGTGGCGGTCCTCGTGGCGGCGCAGCCCCTCCCGGTAGCGGGCGACCAGCAGCAGCGCGTAGTCCGTGCCCGCGCCGAAGACGAGCACGGTGAGGATGCCCGCGCTCTGCCCGTTGACGGTCAGACCCGTGTGTTCGGCGAGGAGATAGATCAGCGCCTGGGCGGTGAACAGCGCGGCGACCACACCGGTCAGCGGGACGAAGATCAGGGTGATGCTGCGGTAGGTGACCAGCAGCATCACGATCACGACGCCCATCGCGGAGAGCAGCAGCGTCGAGTCGATGCCCTCGAAGGCCTTGGAGAAGTCCGCCGAGGTGCCCCCGGGCCCCGTGATGTGCACGGCGAGCCCGCCGCCGCCCCCGCCCACCTGGTCGCGGAGGGAGTCGACGGCCGGGGCGAGCTCCTGCCAGCCCTTCTCGTCCATGGTGATGGGCACGTGGATCTGGGCGGCCTCGGGCGCCGACGGGGTGTCGTAGGCGGGCCCGCGGCTCTCGTCGCCGCGTACCCCGTGCGCCGTGAGTCCCTTGATCCGGTCGGCGTCCCGGGCGATCCGCCGCTTGTCCTGCGCGGTCAGCCCGCCCTCGCGCGC from Streptomyces avermitilis MA-4680 = NBRC 14893 includes the following:
- the fmt gene encoding methionyl-tRNA formyltransferase → MKLVFAGTPEVAVPALDALIASGRHEVAAVVTRPDAPAGRGRRLVASPVAQRAEEAGIEVLKPVKPRDEEFLARLREIAPDCCPVVAYGALLPRVALDIPAHGWVNLHFSLLPAWRGAAPVQHSIMAGDEITGASTFLIEEGLDSGPVFGTVTEEIRPTDTSGDLLTRLAFAGSGLLVATMDGVEEGKLKAVPQPADGITLAPKITVENAHVDWSTPALRVDRVVRGCTPAPGAWTVFRGERLKLIQVVPVPERTDLAPGALSVGKNNVYVGTGSYAVELLWVQAQGKKPMRAADWARGVRITDGEPLGA
- a CDS encoding RsmB/NOP family class I SAM-dependent RNA methyltransferase — protein: MSEQSRQPRKPGKPHRRPQKDPVRFLAFEALRAVDERDAYANLVLPPLLRKARQKGDFDGRDAALATELVYGTLRRQGTYDAVIAACVDRPLREVDPPVLDVLSLGVHQLLGTRIPTHAAVSASVELARVVLGDGRAKFVNAVLRKVAQHDLDGWLEQIAPPYDDDAEDHLAVVHSHPRWVVSALWDALGGGRAGIEDLLEADNERPEVTLVARPGRSTAGELLGVLGEESALPGRWSPYAVRLTEGGEPGAIDAVREGRAGVQDEGSQLVALALANAPLDGPDQAWLDGCAGPGGKAAMLAGLAAERGAVLLASEKQPHRAGLVAKALAGNPGPYQVIAADGIRPPWRPGTFDRVLMDVPCTGLGALRRRPEARWRRRPEDLDGFAPLQRGLLRTALDSVRVGGVVGYATCSPHLAETRAVVDDVLKHHTVAAELIDARPLLPGVPALGEGPDVQLWPHLHGTDAMYLALIRRTA
- a CDS encoding MMPL family transporter, with the protein product MTVGEGRRARRGLSGSVLPRGLVGCVCGRRGKWLIVALWLVLLVVAAPLASKLTGAQDNDAASWLPGSAESTQVLVTSGTFRPEQIPAVVVYAREGGLTAQDKRRIARDADRIKGLTAHGVRGDESRGPAYDTPSAPEAAQIHVPITMDEKGWQELAPAVDSLRDQVGGGGGGLAVHITGPGGTSADFSKAFEGIDSTLLLSAMGVVIVMLLVTYRSITLIFVPLTGVVAALFTAQALIYLLAEHTGLTVNGQSAGILTVLVFGAGTDYALLLVARYREGLRRHEDRHEAMALALNRAGPAVLASGATVVLSMLVLLAAEMNSTRGLGPVAAIGVAIALLAMLTLFPALLLVFGRWIFWPAIPHFGAADPTERGLWARMGRRIAHRPRLVWSGTALVLAALSLGLLQLRASGIGNADAFTGRPDSIVGQEVSARYFPAGTGDPLVVVADQARGDQVRKAVAGTKGVVADSVTVPPGTKPSSGGKVLFEATLTDPSDSDAAKRTVERVRDAVHAVPDARARVGGGSAALLDMDAATTHDNLVVIPAVLVVVLLILGLLLRALVAPLLLIGTVVLSFAAALGASALAFRHLFDYAGEQTDFPLFVFVFLVALGIDYNIFLTTRIREEAARRGTRPGVVTGLAATGAVITSAGLVLAGTFAALGTLPMVAFAEIGFAVALGVLLDTFVVRSVLVTALFLDGGPKVWWPHRLSHEDGGDAGAAATVAAPDAEVRQSGG
- a CDS encoding primosomal protein N', with amino-acid sequence MSSENGQGGGGGEEAPPEQLALIREAVRKAKVPKAKPRTWRGAALAKELPVARVLVDKGVLHLDRYFDYAVPEELAAVAQPGVRVRVRFGAGGRTVRDGRREGGSLIDGFLVERVAESDYGGPLAALAQVVSPEPVLGPELLGLARAVADRYAGSLADVLQLAVPPRHGRAEAGKTAEPLPAPPAPEPGSWRRYARGAEFVKSLAAGGSPRAVWTALPGPDWAEEIARAVQATLASGRGALVVVPAGRPAARVDAALRALMGEGRHALLTADAGQERRYREWLAVRRGAVQAVVGTRAAMFAPVRNLGLVVVWDDGDASHSDDNAPFPHVREVLELRATRDKCGFLLGSWSCTVEAAQLVESGWAAPLVAEREQVRAAAPLVRTVGDGDLARDEAARAARLPTLAWQAVREGLRHGPVLVQVPRRGYVPRMACAQCRAPARCRHCAGPLEAHDAGALRCGWCGREDAAWHCPECGGFRLRAQVVGARRTAEELGRAFPAVPVRTSGREQVLDTVSGAPALVVSTPGAEPVAEGGYAAALLLDGWAMLGRPDLRAGEEALRRWIGAAALVRGQAAGGTVVVVAEPTLRPVQALVRWDPVGHAVRELAERAELGFPPVSRMAAVSGTAEAVAGFLSGVELPSDAEVLGPVPLPVTEAGRPRRVGGPPPGERWERALVRVPPGSGAALAGALKTAQAARMARGGGGNGSEAPVRIRIDPPDIG